ACCACCACGACGAGCGTCGCGTCCGCGGTCGCCGACCGGATCAACCGGGTGCACACCTCGTCGACTGCGAGTCGCAGATCCGCCACCGCGTCGAAGTCCAGGTCTTCATAGGTACCGATCGCACCCACCAGCGTGCGCAGCATCGCCAGATTCTCCAGCCGTGCAGCAACATGCAGTTCGACGGCCCTGTGGCCGCGTTGACGCTTGTCAGGGCGCAAACCACCCTCGGTCATAGGGTCTCCCGGCAAAGTTTGACTCACACTACCCCTCGCATCGAGCGCACCTAAGGACGCTACCGGCAACCCGGTTAGCCATGATCGCCGCCCGGGATGTCACTGGCTAAGCAGGCACCTCCTAGGAGCGGCGAACCCGACCTCGTGACCCCGTCGATGCGCCGACCGCTTAGCCCAGACACCCCGCAGGCACTGATCATGGTCTAGACC
This Mycobacterium simiae DNA region includes the following protein-coding sequences:
- a CDS encoding anti-sigma factor, with the protein product MTEGGLRPDKRQRGHRAVELHVAARLENLAMLRTLVGAIGTYEDLDFDAVADLRLAVDEVCTRLIRSATADATLVVVVDPRENELVVEASAACDTHDVVSPGSFSWHVLTSLADDVQTFHDGREPNETGSVFGITLTARRAAAGR